In the genome of Lathyrus oleraceus cultivar Zhongwan6 chromosome 4, CAAS_Psat_ZW6_1.0, whole genome shotgun sequence, the window GTGCCAAAAAAACATAGAACACGTGCGAGTCACCCACGACGTCACAGTCACCGTACCTTCCATACGTCAAGGCCTCCATACACTGGCCCACACCACCGGCTTATCCTTCCACGACAAAAATATTCCGTCATCGGCGGCGGAGCACGGTGTCATCGACCACCCTTCTCTATACCTCCTCAACAACGCTCTCACATCATCACAAACCTCATCACTAAACGACGCCGTACTAAACCCTCCACATTGCAAACGCCTCCTCCATCGCGACGCCGTTTCGCGTCTCTCCACTGACTCAAAAGGATCACAAGCAACCAAATCAACAATACCTCTACCTGCTTCTCTTTCAAGCATCAACCTCTCACAACTCGTTCTCGAAAAACTCTCTTCAAGTGCTTCGAAATAAACCCTAAACCATCTCAAACACTCTCCGAAACCTTCCACGAAATCTGAGCCAAAACAATGTTCTAAATCTGCTTCCTCTTCGACCACCGTCATAACCCTAGGCTCTAATCCACGAAGAAAGTTAATCAAACCGTCACGGTGGTTCCCCGCGCCGGAAATTGAATGCAAAGAGTTAACACAATTTATAGCCAAAGCTTCATCCTCTTTAATATCTAACTCTCTTAAATTCAACTCCCTTAGATCACTGAAAATGATTTTGAATTTAAACGGAACTCCCATGAGCCTCGCGAATTTCTCCATCCTTGCTCCGATTTCCTTCATGACTTTTTGAACGGAGCCACCGTTGACGGCTGTGACTACAGTGGTTAAACGGAGGTGCGGTGTATCGTCGGAGCGAGTGGCCAACGCTTCGAGAAGCGTTGGCCATTGAGTGCAATAGGTGTTGCTTATATCAATTATGTGAAGTTTAGGGTTACCTTCTAATGCTTCTAAGATAGCACCATTGGATGCCACGTGTCCAAACGTTGTCCATGGACTAACTTCTTGGAACTTCAACAACATCTTCCTCGTTGAATCGAAGGAACATGTTTTCTCGGACGCGAATGTTAATGTTTTGTAGGTTCTGTCACCTGCGTCGTTCATGCGGCTAAATAAAGCTTGGAGGAAATAAGCTGAAAGTTTTTGATCAGTATCGCCGTAAGGTGAACTAAGCTCGTTGAGCATCCACATGAGTTGTTGGATTCGGTTTGTGTTGTTGTCGGAAATGGCACGTGCGGTTTCAAGGAGAATGTTTTGCGACCATGAGCTACCGGAGGAGAATTCAAAGTTGAAGTAATCTTGAGTGGGTGAGAATGAGTAATTAATATCTGTGGTGGTGGGGGTGTTAATAGTATTAAAATTTGTGTTTGGAGAAGAAGTAGT includes:
- the LOC127074360 gene encoding protein SHORT-ROOT, encoding MDTLFRLVNFQQQQHHQYQPDPSLNSTTTLTTSSSSRSSRQTTTTTNYHYYQHQEEDEECFNNFYYMDHNNTNDEDLSSSSSKQHYYNYPYDQPHHHHVSTTTITTSSPNTNFNTINTPTTTDINYSFSPTQDYFNFEFSSGSSWSQNILLETARAISDNNTNRIQQLMWMLNELSSPYGDTDQKLSAYFLQALFSRMNDAGDRTYKTLTFASEKTCSFDSTRKMLLKFQEVSPWTTFGHVASNGAILEALEGNPKLHIIDISNTYCTQWPTLLEALATRSDDTPHLRLTTVVTAVNGGSVQKVMKEIGARMEKFARLMGVPFKFKIIFSDLRELNLRELDIKEDEALAINCVNSLHSISGAGNHRDGLINFLRGLEPRVMTVVEEEADLEHCFGSDFVEGFGECLRWFRVYFEALEESFSRTSCERLMLEREAGRGIVDLVACDPFESVERRETASRWRRRLQCGGFSTASFSDEVCDDVRALLRRYREGWSMTPCSAADDGIFLSWKDKPVVWASVWRP